GGGTATTGACGGCACTTTGTCGGCGATGCAGGGCGGGAGAACGACCTCGTAGCCCAGACCTCCGGCCTCGATCACGACGCTCTCTCCGTTGCGCTCCAACAGGGCGCCCGAGATTCTAACGAACACGCAGCTGCGATCTTCGATCGACGACGTTGAGAAAGGCCAGCGCGAGCGCAAGCGCGTCGGAAACGTCGTTGGGTCTGGGAGGCTGACGCAACCCCAATAACTGCGTGACCATCGCGTTGACTTGATCCTTGCGCGCGCTGCCCGAGCCGACCAAGGCGCGTTTGACCCGCGCGTGCCCAAGGGAGTGCACCGCGACGCCGGCTTGCGCACCGGCTAGGCAGAGAACCCCGCGGGCATGACCCATGATGACGGCCGTGCGCGGATTCTTATAGCTGGTATAGAGTTCTTCGATGACGATGAGCTGGGGTTCAGTCTGCGCGATGACGTCGCAGATGCCGTCGTGGAGCTCGCGCAATCGGGCTTCGAAGGTGCCATCGGCACGCGGTACCAACAGGCCGGCTTCGATCAAGCGGACGCGGCCGTTGCAGCGTTCGATCGCGCCGTATCCGGTCGTGCGCAGTGCGGGATCGATGCCCAAAACGCGCAAGGTCGCAGGGTTCAGGGCGGCGGCGTTCCGTTGACGGTGACGGCTACCGACGATCCAGGCGTCAGCGGCGTTCCCGCGCTGGGGTCCGTACCGATGACTTTGCCGCCGGCGCCGACGCTCGTCGTATATTCCCAACGTGCCACGGAGTAGCCGTACGCGTGCAACGTCTTGATCGCGTCTTCAGCCGTCATGCCCACTGTATCCGGAACCTCACCGGAGACGGAGAGCATCACAATAACCGTCGCACCCTGCTCGACTTCGCCGGCGGGTGGCGTTTGCGAGACAATCGTGCCGTTATTCGCGCTCTGCTGCACGTAGCGCACGGCAAACTGAAATCCGGCTTGCGTCAGCATCTGCCGCGCCGAATCGTAGTCTTGACCCA
This Candidatus Eremiobacterota bacterium DNA region includes the following protein-coding sequences:
- a CDS encoding crossover junction endodeoxyribonuclease RuvC → MDPALRTTGYGAIERCNGRVRLIEAGLLVPRADGTFEARLRELHDGICDVIAQTEPQLIVIEELYTSYKNPRTAVIMGHARGVLCLAGAQAGVAVHSLGHARVKRALVGSGSARKDQVNAMVTQLLGLRQPPRPNDVSDALALALAFLNVVDRRSQLRVR